The following coding sequences are from one Methanohalophilus halophilus window:
- the tuf gene encoding translation elongation factor EF-1 subunit alpha produces the protein MADKPHMNLAVIGHIDHGKSTLVGRLMYETGAIPQHIIDKFREEAKEKGKESFAFAWVMDSLKEERERGITIDIAHKRFDTDKYYFTIVDCPGHRDFVKNMITGASQADAAILVVAAPDGVMAQTKEHVFLSRTLGINQLIIAVNKMDATDYSEDKYNQVKKDVSELLGMVGFKAADVPFIPTSAFEGDNISKNSSNTPWYNGPTILECLNSLKLPEAPDDLPLRVPVQDAYTISGIGTVPVGRVETGVMKKGQMVTFMPSGASGEVKSIEMHHEEANEARPGDNIGWNVRGVGKADVRRGDVCGDAKNPPTVADEFTGQVVVLQHPSAVTIGYTPVFHCHTTQTACTLMSIDKKLDPKSGQVKEENPTFIKAGDAAIITVKPTRPMVIEPVKEIPQLGRFAIRDMGMTIAAGMCMSVKEKQ, from the coding sequence ATGGCAGACAAACCACATATGAACTTAGCAGTTATCGGTCACATCGACCACGGAAAGTCCACTCTTGTCGGTAGGCTTATGTACGAAACCGGTGCTATCCCACAGCACATTATCGACAAATTCAGGGAAGAAGCAAAAGAGAAAGGAAAAGAATCCTTTGCCTTCGCATGGGTAATGGACTCTCTCAAAGAAGAACGTGAGAGGGGTATCACAATTGATATCGCCCACAAAAGGTTTGACACCGACAAGTACTACTTTACGATCGTTGACTGCCCCGGTCACCGTGACTTCGTTAAGAACATGATCACCGGTGCATCCCAGGCAGATGCCGCAATTCTTGTGGTAGCAGCACCAGACGGCGTAATGGCACAGACAAAGGAACACGTATTCCTTTCCAGGACCCTCGGTATCAACCAGCTCATTATCGCTGTCAATAAGATGGATGCAACTGACTACAGTGAGGACAAGTACAACCAGGTCAAAAAGGATGTATCCGAACTTCTGGGTATGGTTGGTTTCAAGGCTGCAGATGTTCCATTCATCCCAACCTCTGCCTTTGAAGGTGACAATATATCCAAGAACAGTTCCAACACTCCATGGTACAACGGTCCAACTATCCTCGAGTGCCTGAATAGTCTGAAACTTCCAGAAGCACCAGACGATCTGCCTCTACGTGTACCTGTACAGGACGCATACACAATTTCTGGTATCGGTACAGTACCTGTAGGTCGTGTAGAAACCGGTGTAATGAAGAAAGGCCAGATGGTCACATTCATGCCAAGTGGAGCAAGCGGTGAAGTAAAGTCCATTGAGATGCACCACGAAGAAGCAAACGAAGCCAGACCCGGTGACAATATCGGATGGAACGTCAGAGGTGTCGGTAAAGCCGACGTCAGGCGTGGAGATGTCTGTGGTGACGCCAAGAATCCACCAACAGTTGCAGATGAATTCACAGGTCAGGTTGTTGTGCTCCAGCACCCATCCGCAGTTACAATCGGCTACACACCTGTATTCCACTGCCACACAACCCAGACTGCCTGTACATTGATGTCCATTGACAAGAAACTGGATCCAAAATCCGGGCAGGTCAAAGAAGAAAATCCAACCTTCATCAAGGCTGGTGACGCAGCAATCATAACAGTCAAGCCAACAAGGCCCATGGTCATTGAACCTGTCAAGGAAATCCCACAACTCGGAAGATTTGCTATCCGTGATATGGGTATGACCATCGCTGCCGGTATGTGCATGAGTGTTAAAGAGAAACAGTAA
- a CDS encoding 30S ribosomal protein S7, translating into MNKLFGKWDMTDVEVADPGLRRYVNVDPIAIPNTGGRHARQQFNKSDLSIVERLITNLMRGEENTGQKQCTMTAVKEAFDIIHSKTDKNPVQVLVEAISHTGPREEVVRLKYGGISVPKAVDTAPQRRVDSALRYIAMGTKQTAFKSKRSFASCLATELIAASNGDAKCFSVNRKDAKERVAKAAR; encoded by the coding sequence ATGAATAAATTATTCGGTAAATGGGATATGACTGATGTTGAAGTGGCCGATCCCGGTCTCAGAAGATATGTGAATGTCGATCCAATTGCAATTCCTAACACAGGTGGCAGGCACGCAAGACAGCAGTTCAATAAGTCCGATCTTTCTATTGTTGAAAGGCTTATTACCAATCTGATGCGCGGAGAAGAGAATACAGGCCAGAAGCAGTGCACAATGACTGCTGTAAAGGAAGCTTTTGATATTATCCATTCCAAAACTGACAAAAATCCTGTTCAGGTACTTGTCGAGGCAATTTCTCATACTGGCCCAAGGGAAGAGGTAGTACGTCTTAAATACGGTGGAATTTCTGTACCAAAAGCGGTGGATACCGCTCCTCAGAGAAGAGTTGACTCTGCACTGAGGTATATTGCTATGGGTACCAAGCAGACAGCTTTCAAATCCAAACGTTCATTTGCCAGCTGCCTTGCGACAGAACTTATCGCAGCATCAAACGGGGATGCAAAGTGCTTCTCTGTGAACAGGAAAGATGCAAAAGAAAGGGTCGCAAAGGCTGCACGTTAA
- a CDS encoding ATP-binding protein, with protein sequence MDTGIGINENDIDRIFEPFTQVDSSSTRKYQGTGLGLALVKKFTEMHNGKVAVKSHPSMGSTFMVRIPRKEMRWES encoded by the coding sequence ATCGACACAGGTATCGGTATCAATGAAAATGATATTGACAGGATTTTTGAACCCTTCACACAGGTGGATTCTTCAAGCACCAGAAAGTACCAGGGCACAGGACTTGGACTTGCGCTGGTTAAAAAATTCACAGAAATGCACAATGGAAAAGTGGCCGTGAAAAGTCACCCTTCAATGGGAAGTACTTTTATGGTAAGAATTCCGAGAAAAGAAATGCGTTGGGAAAGCTAA
- the rpoA2 gene encoding DNA-directed RNA polymerase subunit A'', whose translation MVLQEATIEGMVKDLPLPSDVKLTLISDSVKASVNKKQMEEIIEKLLETYDKSCVEPCEAVGVISAQSIGEPGTQMTMRTFHYAGVAEINVTLGLPRLIEIVDARKRPSTPMMTVHLDKEHLEDRDFANKIAWMIEATHVEHLADVTTDLPNMQLVIDLNEKAMNKREVGIESVMEKLEHGLGVSVVQASEVSNQLLIKLKEPSYRELLQLAKKINTITLKGIDGIKRVVVRKEDGEYRLYTEGSELKKVLEIDGIDPTRTSTNNIGEIYEVFGIEAARNAIIKEATDTLREQGLEVDVRHIMLVADIMSCDGEVKQIGRHGISGEKASVFARAAFEVTVNHLLDAGLRGEVDELSGVTENIIVGQPIKLGTGDVHLVSRNPLQG comes from the coding sequence ATGGTACTTCAAGAAGCAACAATTGAAGGTATGGTCAAAGACTTACCTCTTCCCAGTGATGTAAAGTTGACTCTTATTAGTGATTCGGTGAAAGCAAGTGTAAATAAGAAACAGATGGAGGAGATTATTGAAAAACTCCTGGAAACTTATGATAAATCCTGCGTGGAACCCTGTGAAGCTGTAGGTGTTATTTCTGCACAATCGATTGGTGAGCCAGGTACACAGATGACAATGCGTACTTTCCACTATGCTGGTGTGGCTGAGATCAATGTTACACTGGGTTTGCCCAGGTTGATTGAGATTGTTGATGCACGTAAACGTCCCAGTACACCAATGATGACCGTCCATCTTGACAAAGAACATCTCGAAGACAGGGATTTTGCAAACAAGATTGCCTGGATGATTGAAGCTACACATGTTGAGCATCTTGCCGATGTCACTACTGATCTTCCTAACATGCAACTTGTTATTGATTTGAATGAAAAGGCTATGAATAAAAGGGAAGTAGGTATTGAATCGGTAATGGAGAAACTTGAGCATGGTCTTGGTGTTTCCGTTGTTCAGGCCAGTGAAGTTTCCAACCAGCTTCTTATAAAACTGAAAGAACCCTCGTATCGTGAGCTATTACAACTTGCAAAGAAGATCAATACCATTACATTGAAGGGTATTGATGGCATCAAGAGAGTAGTTGTCAGAAAAGAGGATGGTGAATACAGGCTCTATACAGAAGGTTCCGAACTCAAGAAAGTCCTTGAAATTGATGGTATAGATCCCACAAGGACAAGCACCAATAATATCGGGGAAATCTATGAGGTCTTTGGAATCGAAGCTGCCAGAAATGCAATAATCAAAGAGGCTACAGATACCCTGCGTGAACAGGGTCTTGAAGTTGATGTGAGGCATATTATGCTGGTGGCGGATATAATGTCCTGTGATGGTGAAGTAAAACAGATAGGTCGTCATGGAATATCCGGTGAAAAAGCCAGTGTGTTTGCACGTGCGGCTTTCGAAGTAACCGTAAATCATTTGCTTGATGCAGGTTTGCGTGGAGAGGTTGATGAATTGAGTGGTGTTACTGAGAATATTATTGTCGGGCAGCCAATCAAACTCGGAACAGGAGATGTTCATCTCGTTTCCAGAAATCCTCTACAGGGATGA
- a CDS encoding 2-oxoacid:acceptor oxidoreductase subunit alpha, giving the protein MLNRAISGGIIIVDINIKIGGEAGQGIQTIGSVLSRTFVRDGFYVYGNQFYLSRVRGGHNYFHIRMSDHPIYALDEKIDILVALDNQTIPEHIEEVKEGFVLADESIVGDNVNENIVSVPFTEIAKDISGKKLFSNTVAVGAVFGLLCYDLATLNRFLSETFKGKGDEVVEKNIKAAQAGYDYVKNGKFEGVCNYNLNPQPTNRRILINGNDSVGVGALAAGVQFLSAYPMTPSTGVMTRVAAHADDFNAVVEQAEDEIAAINMAIGASFAGVRAMTTTSGGGFCLMTEGLGLSGITETPVVIFLGQRPGPATGLPTMTEQGDLNFVLHAAQGEFPRCVLAPRTAKDAFNQTRRAFDIAEKYQVPVLILSDQHLADGLFTYERFDTSGLKINRHLLEDRAVSSDYQRYAITESGISPRAIPGQNGALVVADSDEHNEEGHIDQTTDNRIRMNEKRLRKVDGLTDEMQMPAIHGIDGADISLIGWGSTYGPLAEAVDILNRDEVSINLIHFSDIYPFSHDTFSLLDGLNTTICVENNATGQFARLLRAELGFEVSKKILRYDGLPFTPQSVIRELEGMGVI; this is encoded by the coding sequence TTGTTAAATCGTGCTATTTCAGGGGGAATCATTATCGTCGATATAAACATAAAAATAGGTGGAGAAGCCGGTCAGGGCATACAAACCATAGGATCGGTTCTTTCAAGGACATTTGTAAGGGATGGTTTCTATGTTTATGGAAACCAGTTCTATCTTTCCAGAGTAAGGGGCGGACACAACTATTTCCACATAAGGATGAGTGATCATCCTATATATGCACTGGATGAAAAGATAGACATATTGGTGGCTCTTGACAACCAGACAATTCCTGAGCATATTGAAGAGGTTAAAGAAGGATTCGTGCTAGCCGATGAATCCATTGTCGGGGACAATGTAAATGAGAATATAGTATCTGTTCCTTTCACAGAAATTGCAAAGGATATAAGTGGTAAAAAATTATTTTCAAATACCGTTGCTGTAGGAGCTGTATTTGGCCTGCTTTGCTATGATCTTGCAACACTTAATAGATTCCTTTCTGAGACTTTCAAAGGGAAAGGTGATGAGGTTGTAGAAAAAAACATAAAGGCAGCACAAGCAGGTTATGATTATGTAAAAAATGGTAAATTTGAGGGGGTTTGTAACTATAATCTCAACCCACAACCGACTAACAGGAGGATTTTGATAAATGGTAATGACAGTGTGGGGGTGGGTGCCCTTGCTGCAGGAGTGCAATTCCTTTCGGCATATCCCATGACCCCTTCAACGGGTGTCATGACTCGTGTGGCAGCACATGCAGATGATTTCAATGCTGTTGTGGAGCAGGCCGAAGATGAGATCGCTGCCATAAATATGGCCATCGGAGCATCCTTTGCAGGGGTGCGTGCCATGACCACTACCTCTGGTGGAGGTTTCTGCCTGATGACAGAAGGACTGGGGCTCTCCGGCATCACTGAGACACCGGTTGTCATCTTTCTGGGCCAGCGTCCCGGACCTGCTACCGGCCTTCCCACAATGACCGAACAGGGGGACCTTAATTTTGTGCTTCATGCGGCACAGGGGGAATTTCCCCGTTGTGTGCTTGCCCCTCGTACGGCAAAGGACGCCTTCAACCAGACAAGACGGGCATTTGACATAGCTGAAAAATACCAGGTTCCGGTCCTGATATTGAGTGACCAGCATCTTGCAGATGGTCTTTTTACCTATGAGAGGTTCGATACATCCGGCCTGAAGATTAACAGGCATCTTCTGGAAGACCGGGCTGTGAGCAGTGACTACCAGAGATATGCAATCACCGAATCCGGCATATCGCCGAGGGCTATACCCGGGCAGAATGGTGCACTTGTGGTTGCAGACAGTGATGAACACAATGAAGAAGGTCATATTGACCAGACTACTGATAATCGCATCCGTATGAACGAAAAACGTTTGCGCAAAGTAGATGGACTTACGGATGAAATGCAAATGCCAGCTATTCATGGTATAGACGGAGCAGATATTTCCCTGATAGGCTGGGGATCTACCTATGGTCCCCTTGCTGAGGCAGTTGACATCCTGAATCGTGACGAAGTATCCATAAATTTGATTCATTTCAGTGATATTTATCCGTTTTCTCATGATACTTTCAGTTTACTGGATGGGTTGAACACCACTATATGCGTGGAAAATAATGCAACAGGTCAATTTGCACGCCTTTTACGGGCTGAATTAGGATTTGAAGTTTCAAAAAAGATATTAAGATATGATGGCTTGCCCTTTACACCACAATCGGTAATAAGGGAGCTTGAAGGAATGGGGGTGATCTGA
- a CDS encoding elongation factor EF-2, whose product MGRRKKMVERVKALMSNPDMIRNIGIVAHIDHGKTTLSDNLLAGAGMISQDLAGRQLFMDSDEEEQERGITIDSANVSMVHEYDGNEYLINLIDTPGHVDFGGDVTRAMRAVDGAVVVIDAVEGTMPQTETVLRQALKEHVRPVLFINKVDRLINELQEGGQEMQMRLGKLIDLVNKLIKGMNEERYKAGWKVDAAGGTVAFGSALYNWAISVPMMQKTGVSFNDVYEYCRNEDMKTLAEKCPLHEAVNDMVIRHLPSPIEAQEGRVGAIWHGDKTSEIGKSMKDADSKGDLAFMVTDIAMDPHAGEVATGRLFSGSLTRGMEVNVSGTTTKNRIQQVGVFMGPERLEVEKIPAGNIAAVTGLKDAIVGSTVTTLEDMMPFESIQHASEPVVTVAVEAKHMKDLPKLVEVLRQVAKEDPTLQIKLDEETGEHLLAGMGELHLEVIGHRIERDKGVEITTTPPIVVYRESVKSHAGPVEGKSPNRHNRFYIEIEPLDPEIIKLIKDGEINMRMPELERRELLMNAGMSKEEAKGLVDIYESNIFLDMTKGIQYLNETMELILEGFTEVMKEGPLAREPCMGVKVKLMDAKLHEDAVHRGPAQVIPASRQAIQAAMLLAEDVLFEPYQKVFIQVPQEQMGGGTKEIQGRRGIILNMTSEGDTTVIESKAPVSELFGFAGDIRSATEGRAMWSTEFAGFDSLPANMVAEIVNEIRERKGLKAGVPQPEDFISM is encoded by the coding sequence ATGGGACGAAGGAAAAAAATGGTAGAGCGTGTTAAAGCGCTTATGAGTAATCCCGATATGATCCGAAATATCGGTATTGTAGCACACATCGATCATGGTAAAACCACTTTATCAGATAATCTTCTGGCAGGTGCAGGGATGATTTCCCAGGACCTTGCCGGAAGGCAACTTTTCATGGACTCTGATGAGGAAGAACAGGAAAGAGGTATTACCATTGATTCAGCTAACGTTTCAATGGTGCACGAATATGATGGCAATGAATATCTCATTAACCTCATAGACACCCCGGGCCACGTTGACTTCGGTGGTGATGTTACACGTGCCATGCGTGCAGTGGATGGTGCTGTTGTTGTAATAGATGCTGTTGAAGGCACAATGCCACAGACTGAGACTGTTCTGAGACAGGCACTTAAGGAACACGTAAGACCTGTACTTTTCATTAACAAAGTTGATCGCCTGATTAATGAACTTCAGGAAGGCGGACAGGAAATGCAGATGCGTCTCGGGAAACTTATTGATCTTGTTAACAAACTCATCAAAGGTATGAATGAGGAACGTTATAAGGCCGGCTGGAAAGTCGATGCTGCAGGTGGTACTGTTGCATTCGGTTCAGCTCTTTATAACTGGGCAATAAGTGTTCCAATGATGCAGAAGACCGGTGTAAGTTTCAATGACGTTTATGAATACTGCCGCAATGAAGATATGAAGACACTTGCGGAAAAATGTCCTCTCCATGAAGCAGTCAACGATATGGTAATCAGGCACCTTCCAAGTCCAATCGAGGCACAGGAAGGACGTGTCGGTGCCATCTGGCATGGGGATAAGACCTCTGAAATCGGTAAGTCAATGAAAGACGCCGATTCAAAGGGAGATCTTGCATTCATGGTTACCGATATTGCAATGGATCCACATGCAGGTGAAGTTGCTACAGGAAGACTCTTCAGTGGCTCCTTAACCAGGGGTATGGAAGTTAACGTTTCAGGAACAACCACCAAAAACAGAATCCAGCAGGTTGGTGTGTTTATGGGTCCTGAAAGGCTGGAAGTGGAAAAGATTCCTGCCGGCAACATCGCTGCTGTCACTGGTCTCAAAGATGCTATCGTAGGTTCTACTGTCACAACCCTGGAAGATATGATGCCCTTTGAAAGCATCCAGCATGCAAGTGAACCTGTGGTAACAGTGGCTGTTGAAGCCAAACATATGAAGGATCTTCCAAAATTGGTAGAAGTCCTGCGTCAGGTAGCTAAAGAGGACCCAACCCTTCAAATCAAACTTGATGAAGAAACTGGTGAGCATCTTCTGGCAGGAATGGGTGAATTACACCTTGAAGTCATAGGCCACAGGATTGAACGTGATAAGGGTGTAGAAATCACTACCACTCCTCCTATCGTCGTTTACCGTGAATCTGTAAAATCTCATGCAGGTCCGGTTGAAGGAAAGTCCCCTAACAGGCATAACAGGTTCTATATCGAGATTGAGCCACTTGACCCTGAAATAATCAAGCTCATCAAGGATGGCGAAATCAACATGAGGATGCCTGAGCTTGAAAGAAGGGAACTGCTTATGAATGCCGGTATGAGCAAGGAAGAGGCCAAAGGCCTTGTAGATATTTATGAGAGCAATATCTTCCTTGACATGACCAAGGGTATTCAGTACCTGAACGAAACAATGGAATTGATTCTTGAAGGTTTCACAGAGGTTATGAAAGAAGGTCCTCTTGCCAGGGAACCATGCATGGGTGTAAAAGTCAAACTCATGGATGCCAAACTCCACGAAGATGCTGTTCACCGTGGTCCTGCACAGGTTATTCCTGCATCAAGACAGGCTATCCAGGCGGCAATGCTTCTGGCAGAAGATGTTCTCTTTGAACCGTACCAGAAAGTATTTATCCAGGTGCCACAGGAACAGATGGGCGGCGGAACCAAAGAAATACAGGGTCGCCGTGGAATCATATTGAATATGACATCTGAAGGTGACACTACAGTGATCGAATCCAAGGCTCCGGTATCAGAACTTTTCGGTTTTGCAGGTGACATACGTTCTGCAACCGAAGGTCGTGCCATGTGGAGTACTGAATTTGCAGGATTTGACTCTCTGCCTGCCAATATGGTTGCAGAGATAGTAAATGAGATAAGAGAAAGGAAAGGTCTCAAGGCAGGCGTTCCGCAGCCTGAAGATTTCATAAGTATGTGA
- a CDS encoding 30S ribosomal protein S12, giving the protein MTNGKYAAHKLKAARKNARWKDTRYSRRTLGLNVKSDPLSGAPQGRGIVLEKVGIEAKQPNSAIRKCVRIQLIKNGRQATAFCPGDGAINFIDEHDEITVERIGGRMGGAKGDIPGVRFKVTAVNNVSLNEMVIGKKEKPRR; this is encoded by the coding sequence ATGACAAATGGAAAATATGCAGCTCATAAACTTAAAGCGGCACGTAAAAATGCAAGGTGGAAAGACACTCGCTACAGCAGGCGAACCCTTGGACTGAATGTAAAGTCCGATCCTTTATCAGGAGCTCCCCAGGGGCGCGGTATCGTGCTGGAAAAGGTAGGTATTGAGGCCAAACAGCCCAACTCTGCTATCAGGAAATGTGTAAGGATTCAACTGATAAAGAACGGTAGGCAGGCAACTGCTTTCTGTCCCGGAGACGGTGCCATTAATTTCATTGATGAACATGACGAAATAACAGTGGAAAGGATTGGTGGACGCATGGGTGGTGCAAAGGGTGATATTCCCGGTGTGCGCTTTAAGGTCACAGCTGTTAATAACGTCAGTTTGAATGAGATGGTCATCGGCAAAAAGGAGAAGCCAAGGAGATAA
- the rpsJ gene encoding 30S ribosomal protein S10 yields the protein MAQKARIRLSGIDPVNLDGVCDQVKSIADRTGVSIAGPVPLPTKKMVVPARKSPSGDGTASWDHWEMRVHKRLIDIAADERALRQLMRIQVPKDINIEIVLQN from the coding sequence ATGGCACAGAAAGCAAGAATAAGACTGTCGGGAATTGATCCGGTGAACCTGGATGGTGTCTGCGATCAGGTAAAATCCATCGCTGACCGTACAGGTGTAAGTATAGCCGGGCCTGTCCCGCTGCCCACCAAAAAAATGGTGGTACCAGCACGCAAAAGCCCAAGTGGTGACGGAACCGCTTCCTGGGATCACTGGGAAATGCGTGTACACAAACGCCTGATCGACATAGCTGCAGATGAGCGTGCTCTCAGGCAGCTAATGCGCATTCAGGTGCCCAAGGACATCAATATTGAAATCGTTCTTCAGAATTGA
- a CDS encoding helix-turn-helix domain-containing protein: MPEDIEDETEDKVYNALKESGKPMRSGEVAEAADIDKKVVSNTITKLKKKGLVCSPKRCYYAVSEE, encoded by the coding sequence ATGCCAGAAGATATAGAGGATGAAACTGAAGATAAGGTCTATAATGCATTAAAAGAAAGCGGCAAACCAATGCGATCCGGTGAAGTTGCCGAAGCTGCAGATATTGATAAGAAAGTAGTCAGCAATACAATAACCAAACTTAAGAAAAAAGGACTTGTATGTTCTCCAAAAAGGTGTTATTATGCTGTGTCTGAGGAATGA
- a CDS encoding PAS domain S-box protein — MMTKGDGFSRTKSKIEESGGENIDLLKQRILDLEKEVSKKDDLFNKFVENQNEVIFSVNTRGDFTYLNPAIERMTGYKVEEVIGKSYTQYIYPEDLPGLQRDLEKTIQGIHNPYMFRIIDKGGNIKYVHTSSKPIFEKGELVGISGVMVDIQKLKQVEKKLKSEKDKVRQYLDVAGIIILVADRDLKISLANKKASECTGIKKDEINGRNLIETFVPEKEKDHVRQICKNLLDRKINEKHCEFNLLDYRGNLRNYIWNFSYFSDENENIEGIILAGEDITNQKKTEETLIKARLLAESSNRTKSEFIANMSHELRTPLNSVIGFTDVVLTERHGLLNEKQKRYMTNVSKNGHHLLDLINNLLDISRIETCKMEMKVQKVEFVPFMKEIREKIKHMEAKRGAIINFTIENEKDIMYVDTDKIEEIIYNLVDNAFKFTPKGKTITVKSALNPLEL, encoded by the coding sequence GTGATGACTAAAGGAGATGGTTTTTCCAGAACAAAGAGCAAAATAGAAGAATCTGGTGGAGAAAATATAGATTTATTAAAGCAGCGTATACTTGATCTGGAAAAAGAAGTCTCAAAAAAAGATGATCTATTCAATAAATTTGTCGAAAACCAGAACGAAGTCATCTTTTCCGTAAATACCAGGGGAGACTTCACATACCTGAACCCGGCAATCGAAAGAATGACCGGGTATAAAGTAGAGGAAGTCATCGGCAAATCCTATACACAATACATTTATCCCGAGGACCTGCCTGGCCTACAGAGAGATCTGGAAAAAACCATTCAAGGAATCCACAATCCCTACATGTTTCGTATAATTGACAAAGGGGGCAACATAAAATACGTACACACATCCTCAAAACCTATTTTCGAGAAAGGTGAACTTGTAGGTATAAGCGGAGTAATGGTCGACATCCAGAAACTCAAGCAGGTTGAGAAAAAACTAAAAAGTGAAAAAGACAAGGTCCGCCAGTATCTTGATGTCGCCGGAATAATTATACTTGTAGCAGACAGGGATCTCAAAATCAGTCTGGCTAACAAGAAAGCCTCCGAATGTACCGGGATTAAAAAGGATGAAATTAACGGCAGGAACCTGATAGAAACCTTTGTTCCCGAAAAGGAAAAAGATCATGTCAGGCAAATATGCAAAAACCTGCTTGACAGGAAGATAAATGAAAAACACTGTGAATTTAATCTTCTTGATTACCGGGGAAACCTGAGAAACTACATCTGGAATTTCTCATATTTCTCAGATGAAAATGAAAATATAGAGGGGATAATCCTTGCAGGTGAAGACATAACCAATCAGAAAAAGACAGAAGAAACCCTGATAAAAGCAAGACTCCTTGCAGAATCATCCAACCGTACAAAAAGTGAATTCATAGCCAACATGAGTCATGAACTCAGGACCCCATTAAATTCAGTGATTGGTTTTACAGATGTTGTTCTCACGGAAAGGCATGGACTTCTTAATGAAAAACAGAAAAGATATATGACAAACGTATCAAAAAACGGACATCACCTGCTTGATCTGATTAATAATTTACTTGATATTTCAAGAATCGAAACCTGCAAGATGGAAATGAAGGTTCAGAAGGTCGAATTTGTGCCCTTCATGAAAGAAATCCGGGAAAAAATCAAGCATATGGAAGCCAAAAGAGGGGCAATTATCAATTTCACCATCGAGAATGAAAAAGATATTATGTACGTAGATACGGATAAAATTGAGGAAATAATTTATAATCTCGTGGATAATGCTTTTAAGTTTACACCAAAAGGAAAAACAATCACTGTCAAATCCGCACTCAACCCGCTTGAACTTTAG
- a CDS encoding 50S ribosomal protein L30e yields MDINVDKALLKVIRTGDVVVGANRTIDVATNGDAKMVVVSANCPAYIREKIEETDLPILKYAGSSMDLGTVCGKPYTITTMAIVDAGESDIIGLV; encoded by the coding sequence ATGGATATTAATGTTGATAAGGCATTGCTGAAAGTCATTAGGACAGGAGATGTTGTGGTCGGGGCAAACAGGACCATTGATGTAGCTACAAACGGAGATGCAAAAATGGTAGTAGTTTCTGCAAACTGTCCGGCATACATCAGGGAAAAGATCGAGGAAACAGATTTACCAATACTTAAATACGCAGGTTCAAGTATGGATCTTGGCACTGTTTGTGGTAAACCGTACACTATCACCACCATGGCAATTGTTGATGCTGGTGAATCTGATATTATAGGATTAGTTTAA
- a CDS encoding NusA-like transcription termination signal-binding factor: MSDIKLSTDAIRYIALFESMTGAPIKDCLIDDDRIICVVNNGDMGAAIGKHGDNINRFKKAVDKHVDLIEYSDDPVTFIKNAFGTIPTKSVEISDKKDNKVAYVEVSSMNKGLAIGKSGRNIDKIKRIVNRHHDIEDLILQ, translated from the coding sequence TTGAGTGATATCAAACTTTCAACAGATGCTATCAGATATATAGCCCTGTTTGAAAGTATGACCGGGGCACCCATTAAGGATTGTCTTATAGACGATGATCGAATTATATGCGTGGTCAACAATGGCGATATGGGTGCTGCAATCGGGAAGCATGGAGACAATATTAACCGTTTCAAAAAAGCAGTCGACAAGCACGTGGATTTAATAGAGTATTCCGATGATCCGGTAACCTTCATCAAGAACGCATTTGGCACGATTCCTACAAAATCTGTAGAAATTAGCGATAAAAAAGATAATAAGGTTGCCTATGTTGAGGTTTCCAGTATGAATAAGGGCCTGGCCATCGGGAAAAGCGGTCGAAATATTGATAAGATAAAAAGGATTGTAAACCGTCATCATGATATCGAAGATTTAATATTACAATAA